A DNA window from Arachis duranensis cultivar V14167 chromosome 3, aradu.V14167.gnm2.J7QH, whole genome shotgun sequence contains the following coding sequences:
- the LOC107481972 gene encoding codeine O-demethylase, protein MASPSQPEIAIPEMFIRPELEPTAIQSDHEAAAIPIFDLQTLLSDGNDNTTQLHELYDTCKEWGIFQVRNHGVSREVLENLEVEMEKFFNLSKEEKSKYQVEEGDFQGYGNVKRRSKDEKVDWGERFFMVINPMERRKADLLEKLPPSLRETLETYFAELRKIGMGLLRILGEGVGMEIEEVDHIFDNGMQTTRMTYYPPCPNPELVLGLTPHSDSTGITILHQVNAIEGLQIKKHGLWLPVSFHPNAFLVLVGDIFEIVSNGVYNSMEHRVVVNKEKGRLSIAMFMNPKYEAEIGPAKRLISEENPPLFRRMVMEDFVKDYFSRKLNGKAHLDNMRIKTTSPPDDH, encoded by the exons ATGGCATCACCATCGCAACCAGAAATTGCAATACCGGAAATGTTTATACGCCCCGAACTGGAACCTACTGCTATCCAATCTGATCATGAAGCCGCAGCAATTCCCATCTTTGACCTCCAAACCCTGCTTTCTGATGGAAACGACAATACCACTCAACTCCACGAGTTGTACGACACATGCAAAGAGTGGGGGATTTTTCAG GTGCGGAACCATGGTGTTAGTCGTGAAGTGCTAGAGAATTTGGAAGTGGAGATGGAGAAATTCTTCAATCTGTCGAAGGAGGAGAAAAGCAAGTACCAAGTGGAAGAGGGAGATTTCCAAGGGTATGGAAACGTGAAAAGAAGAAGCAAGGATGAGAAGGTTGATTGGGGGGAGAGGTTCTTCATGGTGATAAACCCTATGGAGAGAAGAAAGGCAGATCTGTTGGAAAAGCTGCCTCCATCGCTGAGAGAGACGTTGGAGACATACTTTGCGGAGTTGAGGAAGATCGGGATGGGGCTGCTGAGAATATTGGGAGAAGGAGTTGGAATGGAGATAGAGGAAGTGGATCACATATTTGACAACGGGATGCAGACAACCAGGATGACGTATTATCCGCCATGCCCCAATCCGGAGCTAGTTTTAGGTTTGACTCCTCACTCCGACTCAACAGGGATAACCATACTTCACCAGGTCAACGCAATTGAGGGTCTCCAAATCAAGAAACATGGCCTTTGGCTGCCTGTGTCTTTTCACCCCAACGCCTTTCTTGTTTTGGTTGGGGACATCTTTGAG ATAGTAAGCAATGGGGTCTACAACAGCATGGAGCATAGGGTAGTAGTCAACAAAGAAAAGGGGAGACTTTCTATTGCCATGTTCATGAACCCAAAATATGAGGCAGAGATTGGGCCTGCAAAGCGCTTGATAAGTGAAGAAAACCCACCCTTGTTTAGAAGAATGGTTATGGAAGATTTCGTCAAAGACTACTTTTCCCGCAAGCTCAATGGCAAAGCGCACTTGGATAATATGAGGATCAAAACTACTTCTCCTCCTGATGATCACTAA